A genomic region of Pontibaca methylaminivorans contains the following coding sequences:
- a CDS encoding tyrosine-type recombinase/integrase, with amino-acid sequence MASVKRQGKGWRAMVSRRGIRRTKVFPTQQEAKDWAARQEYLILNAEDVQAAMPFREVMDRYAREVSPIKRGARWEMIRLEALSRDKIGGIAISELKPADIADWRDRRLKQVKPASVTREMQLMSSVLNTARREWGLIEKNPVSDVKAPPKAPPRDRLPTEDELERLAHAAGEDLTNAIARAFHAFLFAMETAMRAGEICGLTWDRVDLKRRVVRLIHTKNGHPREVPLSSEAVRLIEALPEADPVFGLTSRQLDVLWRKVRDRAQADGLNFHDSRAAAITALSKKLDILELARMVGHRDLRMLQVYYRTPAEDLARRLD; translated from the coding sequence ATGGCGTCGGTCAAGCGGCAGGGGAAGGGATGGCGAGCGATGGTCTCGCGCAGGGGCATCCGCAGAACCAAGGTATTCCCGACTCAGCAGGAGGCCAAGGATTGGGCTGCCCGTCAGGAATACCTGATCCTGAATGCCGAGGACGTGCAAGCGGCCATGCCGTTTCGCGAGGTCATGGACAGATATGCGCGCGAGGTTTCACCGATCAAGCGTGGTGCGCGGTGGGAGATGATCCGCCTCGAAGCCCTGTCTCGCGACAAGATCGGTGGGATCGCCATTTCGGAATTGAAACCGGCCGACATTGCCGACTGGCGCGATCGGCGGCTCAAGCAGGTGAAGCCGGCCAGCGTCACGCGCGAGATGCAGCTCATGTCGTCGGTGCTGAATACCGCACGCCGGGAATGGGGCCTGATCGAGAAAAACCCGGTGTCAGATGTAAAGGCACCGCCCAAGGCGCCGCCGCGCGACCGCCTGCCGACTGAGGACGAGCTCGAGCGGCTGGCGCATGCCGCAGGCGAGGATTTGACCAACGCGATAGCTCGGGCCTTCCACGCCTTCCTTTTCGCCATGGAAACCGCCATGCGCGCTGGTGAGATATGCGGTCTGACATGGGATCGAGTTGACTTGAAGCGCCGTGTTGTCCGGCTGATCCACACGAAGAACGGGCATCCGCGCGAAGTGCCCCTGTCCTCCGAGGCCGTCCGGCTGATCGAGGCGCTGCCCGAGGCGGATCCGGTGTTCGGTCTTACGTCGCGCCAGCTGGACGTGCTCTGGCGCAAGGTGCGCGACCGCGCACAGGCGGATGGTCTGAATTTTCATGACAGCCGGGCGGCCGCTATCACTGCCCTGTCAAAGAAGCTCGACATCCTCGAACTGGCCCGAATGGTCGGGCATCGCGATTTGCGCATGTTGCAGGTTTATTACCGCACCCCAGCCGAGGATTTGGCGCGGCGCCTCGATTAG
- a CDS encoding outer membrane protein, which translates to MRKLPLTPAALALLAAPAVAASLDALPPQPVVLPPMQVTAPYSWTGPYAGISAGTTRTRHTREAHPYTKYDLIEDVHANGCGDDPWRLYEVDYGGGNISTMGCSYILGIDNSEDYRAFPVVGEGAAGSETARSSHATRGLFAGYRHQFGTGVVLGAEAAWHRAETDQIEAKAQAGWALGRVLPFATAGWEFESGEALYGVGIDYGLTNRWIVGTEYARFGDSDRLTARIAVRF; encoded by the coding sequence ATGCGTAAGCTCCCGCTCACCCCCGCCGCCCTCGCGCTGCTCGCTGCACCTGCTGTTGCCGCCAGTCTGGATGCCCTGCCCCCGCAGCCGGTGGTGCTGCCGCCGATGCAGGTGACGGCACCCTACAGTTGGACCGGCCCCTATGCCGGCATCAGCGCCGGCACCACGCGGACCAGGCACACACGCGAGGCGCACCCCTATACCAAATACGACCTGATCGAGGACGTGCATGCGAATGGCTGCGGCGATGACCCGTGGCGGCTCTATGAGGTCGATTACGGCGGCGGCAACATCTCCACCATGGGGTGCAGCTATATCCTCGGGATCGACAACTCCGAGGATTACCGGGCGTTCCCGGTTGTCGGAGAGGGTGCGGCCGGCAGCGAGACCGCGCGCAGCTCGCACGCGACACGGGGCCTGTTCGCCGGATACCGGCACCAGTTCGGCACCGGCGTCGTGCTGGGCGCGGAGGCCGCGTGGCACCGGGCCGAAACCGACCAGATCGAGGCCAAGGCGCAAGCCGGCTGGGCGCTCGGTCGCGTGCTGCCGTTCGCCACCGCCGGCTGGGAGTTCGAGAGCGGCGAGGCGCTCTATGGCGTCGGGATCGACTACGGCCTGACCAACCGCTGGATCGTCGGCACCGAATACGCCCGGTTCGGGGACAGCGACCGCCTGACGGCGCGCATCGCGGTGCGTTTCTGA
- a CDS encoding DUF968 domain-containing protein, translated as MTFARAPLGLKPPRPEPRPDYLAAVRSLPCCICAGWGMQQATPTAAHHVICGRYGQRKTPDTSAIPLCEGHHQGQWDTTKLAIHRDRSAWVEAYGPDTDFVAATQDALAHILERTP; from the coding sequence ATGACCTTTGCCCGCGCCCCTCTCGGCCTCAAGCCGCCCCGCCCCGAGCCCAGACCGGACTATCTGGCCGCGGTTCGGTCCCTACCCTGCTGCATATGCGCCGGATGGGGAATGCAGCAAGCGACGCCGACCGCTGCTCATCACGTGATCTGCGGCCGCTACGGGCAGCGCAAGACGCCGGACACATCCGCCATCCCGCTTTGCGAGGGGCATCATCAAGGCCAGTGGGACACGACAAAACTGGCAATCCACCGAGACCGGTCGGCGTGGGTCGAAGCGTATGGACCTGACACCGACTTTGTAGCCGCCACGCAGGACGCGCTGGCGCATATTCTGGAGCGCACCCCATGA
- a CDS encoding recombination protein NinB, whose protein sequence is MAQTVIIRGDVQRRLAKAIIDAAPIDAVVTVKEGTRTLDQNALMWALLSDIARAKPEGRHMSPELWKAAFMSALGHEIIWQPGIEGSPPFPAGFRTSRLSKARMADLITFIQAYGDRHGVRWSDEARAA, encoded by the coding sequence ATGGCGCAGACGGTGATTATACGCGGCGATGTGCAGCGCCGACTGGCAAAGGCCATCATTGATGCCGCGCCCATCGACGCGGTGGTGACGGTCAAGGAAGGCACACGGACGCTGGACCAGAATGCGCTGATGTGGGCGCTGCTGTCCGACATCGCCCGCGCCAAGCCCGAAGGGCGGCACATGTCGCCCGAGCTTTGGAAAGCTGCGTTCATGTCGGCGCTGGGGCACGAAATCATCTGGCAGCCCGGCATCGAGGGCTCGCCACCGTTCCCGGCAGGCTTTCGCACGTCGCGGCTGTCCAAGGCGCGAATGGCGGACCTGATTACCTTCATCCAGGCCTACGGCGACCGCCACGGCGTGCGCTGGTCTGACGAGGCGAGGGCGGCATGA
- a CDS encoding single-stranded DNA-binding protein produces MKQITITGRLGKDAVLRTTQQGDKVAGFSVAVDDGRGQDKRTVWFEVSLWGRRGEALAQYLTKGTAVAVSGDLSTREHNGRTYLTVRADQVTLLGGGNRDQSSARDRMSDANRAGYDAQAPGGGPDFQDDIPFAAEWRV; encoded by the coding sequence ATGAAACAGATCACCATCACGGGCAGGCTGGGTAAGGATGCCGTCCTGCGCACCACGCAACAGGGCGACAAGGTGGCGGGGTTCTCGGTCGCCGTCGATGACGGCCGGGGGCAAGACAAGCGCACCGTCTGGTTCGAGGTCTCTCTGTGGGGCCGTCGCGGCGAGGCGCTGGCGCAATACCTGACCAAAGGCACTGCGGTTGCAGTCTCTGGCGACCTGTCCACCCGAGAGCATAATGGCCGCACTTATCTGACCGTGCGCGCCGATCAGGTGACGCTGCTAGGTGGCGGCAATCGCGACCAGTCCAGCGCCCGCGACCGCATGAGCGATGCAAACCGCGCTGGCTACGACGCGCAAGCGCCGGGCGGCGGGCCGGACTTCCAGGATGACATTCCCTTTGCCGCCGAGTGGCGAGTCTGA
- a CDS encoding HNH endonuclease, whose translation MADLGDPFVIERFLSLCPVRDSKDSCWEWAGMVNTNGYGRFSFNDRHELSHRISFQMFIGDIPDGYVVCHSCDNRLCVNPRHLWIGTQSDNLKDAVAKGRMFRPDTTGERNGNKKLNWGKVEAIREMHSRGVKKHLIAQAFQVSPSTIGEVVNYKIWRNPA comes from the coding sequence ATGGCTGACCTGGGTGACCCATTTGTCATCGAGCGTTTCCTGTCTCTCTGCCCAGTGCGGGATAGCAAAGACTCCTGCTGGGAATGGGCAGGGATGGTCAACACCAATGGTTATGGTCGATTTTCCTTCAACGACCGCCACGAGCTGTCACACAGGATTTCGTTCCAAATGTTCATTGGCGACATTCCAGACGGGTATGTCGTTTGCCACTCTTGCGACAACAGGCTTTGCGTGAACCCGCGCCACCTTTGGATCGGGACGCAATCCGACAACCTCAAAGATGCCGTTGCGAAAGGCAGGATGTTCCGTCCGGACACCACGGGTGAGCGGAATGGAAATAAAAAGCTCAATTGGGGAAAGGTCGAGGCAATAAGAGAAATGCATTCGCGCGGGGTCAAAAAACACCTGATTGCGCAAGCCTTCCAAGTTTCGCCGTCCACCATCGGCGAGGTTGTCAACTATAAGATATGGAGAAATCCAGCATGA
- a CDS encoding ERF family protein, translating into MSSETGKREGMSVHQNIYCALAAAQMEFGTVAKGSVNPAFKSRYADLADVAAVVIPVLARHGVAVLHYMAGDNVDRMRTEFVHGASETRVHCDVPLLVDRKNMQGMKSATTYAKRIGLESLSGVAPEDDDGNEAAKAPPVRQARPQADRQQGPVDVDVARDSLAKADTLDRLQAIWEALPGNVRACISVTNAKDARKAALSGSVLADDEIPY; encoded by the coding sequence GTGAGCAGCGAAACCGGAAAGCGTGAAGGTATGAGCGTCCACCAGAACATTTACTGCGCCTTAGCGGCCGCGCAGATGGAGTTCGGGACCGTCGCAAAGGGATCCGTGAACCCAGCATTCAAGAGCCGCTACGCCGATCTCGCCGATGTAGCTGCGGTGGTGATCCCTGTGCTTGCTCGCCATGGCGTTGCCGTCCTGCACTATATGGCCGGGGACAACGTGGATCGGATGCGCACGGAGTTCGTCCACGGCGCCAGCGAAACGCGAGTGCATTGCGATGTGCCGCTATTGGTGGACCGGAAAAACATGCAGGGCATGAAATCCGCCACCACCTATGCCAAGCGCATCGGGCTTGAGAGCCTGTCCGGCGTAGCTCCCGAGGACGATGACGGAAACGAGGCCGCAAAGGCACCGCCCGTGAGGCAGGCCCGCCCGCAGGCTGATCGGCAGCAGGGCCCCGTCGATGTCGATGTCGCCCGCGACAGTCTGGCCAAGGCCGACACGTTGGACCGTCTGCAAGCGATCTGGGAGGCGCTCCCCGGCAACGTGAGGGCCTGTATCTCTGTGACCAACGCCAAGGATGCACGCAAGGCCGCACTGTCGGGCTCCGTCCTTGCTGACGACGAAATTCCATATTGA
- a CDS encoding RelA/SpoT domain-containing protein has protein sequence MAFPKPPENKSAIRRAGEAVAEGQATDDDLMLLDRWRGAHGFALNTFQASLRRRIGAFSGPVDFVQRLKRRNTVFDKLRRKREDGVTPLVKDVTAMNDFAGCRLIFASVDDLNAFRSQMHAGFAEHQLRNEPDKYDYIENPKGTGYRGIHDVYSHRPRSHRRGDTSNQPWQNLRVEIQYRTRAQNSWATAVELADIMDRERTKFGHGEGDRGLFFRIASEIIARQHEGLTRAWPEKSLAQLRAELAELESELAIVNRLTALRAHDGSDHLGRHNVFNIVRDECDPSGFRLEISVFKDPLVALEAANEAESSLDSINAVYVRADNPAQLRAAYKNYFGDSVSFVELLRPPN, from the coding sequence ATGGCCTTCCCAAAGCCCCCAGAAAACAAAAGCGCCATTCGACGTGCGGGTGAGGCGGTCGCGGAGGGGCAAGCAACGGATGATGATCTTATGCTGCTCGACCGCTGGCGGGGCGCACATGGGTTCGCACTTAACACATTTCAGGCAAGTCTTAGGAGGCGGATTGGCGCATTCTCGGGGCCTGTAGACTTCGTGCAAAGGCTCAAGCGGAGGAATACCGTCTTTGATAAGTTGAGGCGAAAGCGCGAAGATGGCGTTACGCCGCTCGTTAAGGACGTTACGGCGATGAATGATTTCGCGGGGTGCAGGCTTATCTTTGCCTCCGTAGATGATCTTAACGCTTTCCGGTCTCAAATGCACGCTGGGTTTGCTGAGCATCAGCTCCGCAACGAGCCCGATAAATATGATTATATTGAGAATCCGAAAGGAACCGGATATCGTGGCATACACGACGTGTATTCACATAGGCCACGGAGCCACCGTCGGGGCGATACATCAAATCAGCCATGGCAAAATTTGCGTGTGGAAATACAGTACCGCACTCGCGCCCAAAACAGCTGGGCAACAGCGGTAGAGCTGGCGGACATCATGGACCGGGAGCGCACGAAGTTCGGGCATGGTGAGGGGGATCGCGGCCTATTTTTCAGGATAGCAAGCGAGATCATTGCAAGGCAGCATGAGGGCTTAACCCGCGCCTGGCCGGAGAAAAGCCTTGCTCAGCTTCGGGCCGAGCTTGCAGAGCTTGAGTCGGAATTGGCGATTGTTAACAGGCTCACTGCGCTTAGGGCACATGATGGCAGTGACCACTTGGGACGGCACAACGTGTTTAATATCGTCCGCGATGAATGCGACCCTAGCGGTTTCAGATTGGAGATCAGTGTATTTAAGGATCCGTTGGTTGCACTGGAGGCCGCGAACGAGGCGGAATCTTCCTTGGATAGCATTAACGCTGTGTACGTTCGAGCAGATAATCCCGCCCAGCTTCGTGCTGCGTATAAAAACTATTTTGGGGATTCTGTCAGTTTTGTGGAATTGCTTCGCCCGCCAAACTAG
- a CDS encoding outer membrane protein: MLKRSLLTASTAALIAAGPAFAGNLQEPIVEPVIAQPVQVQPISDWTGFYLGAQAGYGTSDIDNFDLEPDGALGGVHVGYLYDLGQWVVGGELDYDWADMKDSFTDIEFGSIDAKIDNIARAKALVGYDLGDGLLYGTVGAFRAETSISNGIDSFDDTDNGWLAGIGYKHKFTENWIGGVEALYHSGVDFLGVDGLDTDITTITARISYKF; this comes from the coding sequence ATGCTTAAACGTTCCCTTCTTACCGCTTCTACAGCAGCACTGATTGCGGCAGGCCCCGCGTTTGCTGGCAACCTTCAAGAACCGATTGTCGAGCCGGTTATCGCGCAGCCCGTCCAAGTGCAGCCGATCTCTGACTGGACCGGCTTCTACCTCGGTGCCCAGGCCGGCTACGGCACCTCGGACATCGACAATTTCGACCTGGAACCCGATGGGGCTCTTGGCGGTGTCCACGTCGGTTACCTTTATGACCTCGGCCAGTGGGTTGTCGGCGGTGAGCTCGACTACGACTGGGCCGACATGAAGGACAGCTTTACTGACATCGAGTTTGGCAGCATCGATGCCAAGATCGACAATATCGCCCGCGCCAAGGCGCTGGTCGGTTATGACCTTGGCGATGGCCTGCTCTATGGTACCGTTGGTGCCTTCCGCGCCGAGACCAGCATATCCAACGGCATTGACTCCTTCGACGACACTGACAACGGCTGGCTGGCCGGCATCGGCTACAAGCACAAGTTCACCGAGAACTGGATCGGTGGTGTTGAAGCCCTCTACCACAGCGGCGTCGACTTCCTTGGCGTCGATGGTCTCGACACCGATATCACCACGATTACCGCGCGGATCTCCTACAAGTTCTGA
- a CDS encoding YMGG-like glycine zipper-containing protein: MKKTVIFASALAAALSGCQKLEDYRPVTDPSAAAAPRYEADLAHCYQIGKAAEADYQKRQQQQMLAGLLVGAVGGALIGRAVDHSYTGYGAAYGAAAGATSGAASGGDLAHGGPRRIIDRCMTERGHRVLSDLGRG, encoded by the coding sequence ATGAAAAAAACGGTTATCTTCGCCTCGGCGTTGGCCGCCGCCCTTTCAGGCTGCCAGAAACTAGAAGATTATCGCCCCGTCACAGATCCTAGCGCAGCGGCTGCACCACGGTACGAAGCCGACTTGGCCCATTGCTACCAAATTGGGAAAGCTGCCGAGGCCGACTATCAAAAGCGCCAGCAGCAGCAGATGCTTGCCGGGCTGCTCGTGGGGGCGGTCGGCGGGGCTCTTATTGGCCGAGCCGTTGATCATAGCTACACGGGATATGGAGCGGCGTACGGCGCTGCCGCTGGCGCAACTTCAGGAGCGGCATCTGGTGGCGACCTCGCGCACGGCGGGCCGCGGCGAATCATTGACCGTTGCATGACCGAGCGCGGGCACCGTGTTCTCTCCGACTTGGGGCGGGGATGA
- a CDS encoding helix-turn-helix transcriptional regulator: MRSTVFNPIAGRRCPSDNYPMPNKEFVDILADRIAADPELTEAGLAVKAGLDNSTIRQMIKHRRSPRIDTAIKICRALGETVESFLAQSRDPVMSEILFHLEQLTAEERRLLLSAARGLRDQRPEEGK, encoded by the coding sequence ATGCGGTCAACGGTTTTTAATCCGATTGCCGGCAGACGCTGCCCGTCGGACAATTATCCCATGCCAAACAAAGAGTTCGTAGACATCTTGGCCGATAGAATTGCGGCCGATCCAGAACTTACGGAAGCTGGTTTGGCCGTGAAGGCCGGGCTGGACAACAGCACCATTCGGCAGATGATCAAGCATCGGCGGAGCCCGCGGATCGACACGGCTATCAAGATATGTCGAGCCCTCGGTGAGACGGTTGAGAGCTTTCTGGCTCAGAGCCGGGACCCCGTAATGTCTGAAATACTCTTTCATCTTGAGCAGCTAACCGCGGAAGAGCGCCGTCTTCTGCTAAGCGCCGCACGAGGCCTTCGCGATCAGCGCCCTGAGGAAGGGAAGTGA
- a CDS encoding helix-turn-helix transcriptional regulator, translating into MNEMVTITREEYDRLLEAAEDLADIEAYDRAKAQGGDSIPDEYVGRILDGESPLRVFRDWRGLTQARLAELSGVNRVQIANIEGGSRTGSVETLKKLAEALGLGVDDLI; encoded by the coding sequence ATGAACGAGATGGTCACGATCACCCGCGAAGAATACGACCGCCTTCTGGAGGCGGCCGAAGACCTGGCAGACATTGAAGCCTATGACCGCGCAAAGGCGCAGGGCGGAGATAGCATCCCCGACGAATATGTCGGTCGCATCCTCGATGGCGAAAGCCCGCTGCGGGTGTTTCGTGACTGGCGCGGCCTGACTCAGGCCCGGCTGGCGGAGCTCTCTGGCGTGAACCGAGTCCAGATCGCCAATATCGAGGGTGGTAGTCGAACCGGCTCCGTCGAGACGCTAAAGAAGCTTGCTGAGGCGCTCGGCCTCGGGGTTGACGATCTGATCTAA
- a CDS encoding type II toxin-antitoxin system RelE family toxin has protein sequence MKQVIYKPAALKVLRRMPRNEAERIRAKVRQYADDPASQANNVKGLKGREGIRLRVGDWRVIMDDAGDVLDVLKIGPRGGVYD, from the coding sequence ATGAAGCAAGTCATCTACAAGCCTGCCGCCCTGAAGGTTCTTCGCCGGATGCCCCGCAACGAAGCGGAACGGATCAGGGCAAAGGTCCGCCAGTATGCAGATGACCCGGCATCACAGGCGAACAATGTAAAAGGCTTGAAGGGCAGAGAGGGCATCCGTCTGCGGGTAGGTGACTGGCGTGTGATTATGGATGACGCCGGGGACGTTCTCGACGTTCTCAAAATTGGGCCGCGCGGCGGCGTTTACGACTAA
- a CDS encoding DUF3168 domain-containing protein: protein MDRIIAQVPEFDGRVYDKATETTPMPYVTLGPSWWVDDSADCITARAQTVQVDVWGSNSNKGAVEDLTDDVAAALNGWSDEVIAMHPLRVTLVRVMDDPDGVSIHGLVQVEAEVEG, encoded by the coding sequence ATGGATCGGATCATCGCTCAGGTGCCGGAGTTCGACGGCCGGGTTTACGACAAGGCCACCGAAACCACGCCAATGCCCTACGTGACCCTTGGGCCGTCCTGGTGGGTCGATGACAGTGCGGACTGCATCACCGCGCGCGCCCAGACGGTGCAGGTCGATGTGTGGGGATCGAACAGCAACAAGGGCGCGGTCGAAGACCTGACGGATGACGTGGCCGCAGCCCTGAATGGCTGGTCCGACGAGGTGATCGCAATGCACCCGCTGCGGGTCACGCTGGTGCGTGTGATGGACGATCCGGACGGGGTGTCGATTCACGGCCTGGTGCAGGTCGAGGCGGAGGTCGAGGGTTAG
- a CDS encoding HK97-gp10 family putative phage morphogenesis protein: MAPLIPGDAAVPAGLPLAAGLAAGSQNDLIRAFTATEQGLAHRRNVFGGEIASGWPRGFGESWGSHQQHAGKKNSTHNISSRKTARTHNLRGNQMARQATIKGLANLQRKLDRLPTAAKEHIRAEMAKAADEIVATMRKLAPVLKEPDARRRAGALRDSIGWTWGKAPKGSMVVAALKGAGVGGDLTITIYAGGGEDDAFYARFVEFGTKKMQAQPFFYVSWRAHRRGRNNVRTRLNRAVRESARQVARSK, translated from the coding sequence GTGGCACCGCTTATTCCTGGCGATGCAGCTGTTCCCGCAGGGCTTCCCCTTGCTGCAGGTCTTGCAGCAGGCAGCCAGAATGATCTGATCCGGGCTTTCACGGCCACCGAACAGGGTCTGGCGCACCGCCGCAATGTCTTCGGCGGTGAAATCGCCAGCGGATGGCCCAGAGGTTTCGGCGAAAGCTGGGGCAGCCATCAGCAGCACGCAGGCAAAAAGAATTCGACGCATAATATCTCCAGTCGAAAAACAGCAAGAACACACAATCTGCGGGGGAATCAGATGGCAAGGCAAGCAACCATCAAGGGGCTCGCAAACCTGCAGCGCAAGCTCGACCGCCTGCCGACCGCTGCGAAAGAGCATATCCGGGCCGAGATGGCGAAAGCCGCAGATGAGATCGTCGCGACCATGCGGAAGCTCGCACCGGTGCTGAAGGAGCCGGATGCGCGCCGCAGGGCAGGGGCCTTGCGCGACAGCATCGGCTGGACCTGGGGGAAAGCCCCGAAGGGCTCGATGGTCGTGGCTGCGCTCAAGGGCGCCGGTGTCGGCGGGGATCTGACGATCACGATTTATGCAGGCGGCGGCGAGGACGATGCCTTCTATGCCCGCTTTGTGGAGTTCGGCACCAAGAAGATGCAGGCGCAGCCGTTCTTCTATGTGTCATGGCGCGCGCATCGCCGCGGCCGCAACAATGTGCGAACGCGACTGAACCGTGCCGTCCGGGAGTCAGCCCGGCAGGTCGCACGTAGCAAGTAA
- a CDS encoding phage tail tube protein, with the protein MARPETIKFGKFFVRLSDGESPPAFTAPCGFTSKSFSRNKTLAEVEVPDCDDPDAAAWSERDVQSMSATISGSGVLAKAAMPTWEGALESTDSIEAEVEFVYADGTSDYYTGRFHIESLEITGSLGERVQVSITMQSDGEIAYERTDGS; encoded by the coding sequence ATGGCTCGGCCTGAGACCATCAAGTTCGGCAAGTTTTTCGTCCGCCTGTCGGACGGGGAGAGCCCGCCGGCATTCACCGCGCCCTGTGGCTTTACCTCGAAATCATTCAGCCGGAACAAGACGTTGGCTGAGGTTGAGGTGCCCGACTGCGACGATCCCGATGCGGCCGCGTGGTCCGAGCGCGACGTGCAGAGCATGTCGGCCACGATCAGCGGAAGCGGCGTTCTGGCCAAAGCCGCGATGCCGACGTGGGAAGGCGCGCTCGAAAGTACGGACAGCATCGAGGCGGAGGTTGAATTCGTCTATGCAGACGGAACCAGCGACTACTACACCGGTCGATTCCACATCGAATCCCTCGAGATCACCGGCAGCCTTGGCGAGCGTGTTCAGGTCTCCATCACCATGCAGTCCGATGGCGAGATCGCCTACGAGCGGACTGACGGCTCGTGA
- a CDS encoding gene transfer agent family protein, protein MSRNAETTLDWADGTYRFRLSIEQLAELQEKCGAGPWYIQWALEAGALARVAGVAPPKDLAAPYVTETIRLGLIGGGMDAISALKKVRAYCGEGQLAQNVPTAYAILGVALQGAPEDEPTKKPRAGKTTAKTSRAGKSGSRTFTVQDKPSA, encoded by the coding sequence GTGAGCCGAAATGCCGAGACAACGCTCGACTGGGCAGACGGGACATACCGGTTCCGCCTGTCCATCGAGCAGCTGGCCGAGCTGCAGGAGAAATGCGGCGCCGGCCCGTGGTATATCCAATGGGCGCTGGAAGCCGGTGCGCTGGCGCGCGTTGCCGGCGTAGCGCCGCCCAAAGACCTCGCCGCACCTTATGTCACCGAGACGATCCGCCTGGGCCTGATCGGCGGCGGCATGGATGCAATCAGCGCGCTGAAGAAGGTGCGCGCTTACTGCGGGGAAGGACAGCTCGCACAGAATGTGCCGACCGCCTACGCGATCCTCGGCGTGGCGTTGCAGGGTGCGCCTGAGGATGAGCCGACAAAAAAGCCCCGCGCGGGAAAGACGACCGCGAAGACCTCCCGCGCGGGCAAATCCGGTTCGCGGACGTTTACGGTGCAGGACAAGCCGTCGGCATGA